A genome region from Erigeron canadensis isolate Cc75 chromosome 3, C_canadensis_v1, whole genome shotgun sequence includes the following:
- the LOC122592417 gene encoding chloroplast envelope quinone oxidoreductase homolog has translation MAEKVMRALQFDSYGGGAAALKHVEVPVPKPSKGELLLKLEATSINPVDWKIQKGMLRPLFPPRFPWIPATDVAGEVLDVGPGVKNFKVGDKVVSMLNVFKGGGLSEYAVSSDNLTVSRPPEVSAAEGAGLPVAGLTALQALTYHGGVTLDKSSPNTTNILITAASGGVGQYAVQLAKLGNVHVTATCGARNIDLVKSLGADEVLDYKTPQGAALKSPSDRKYDLVIHCATPIPWSTFEPTLGPSGKVIDVTPGASAFWTAVVKKITCSKKKLVPILLFPKAKNLEYMVGLVKEGKLKTVIDSKYPLNKAEEAWAKSIDGHATGKIIVEP, from the exons CACGTCGAAGTACCAGTTCCCAAGCCCAGTAAAGGTGAACTTCTGTTAAAACTAGAGGCAACTAGCATAAATCCAGTTGACTGGAAGATACAGAAGGGCATGTTACGCCCTCTTTTCCCACCCAGATTCCCGTGGATACCAG CTACTGATGTCGCAGGAGAAGTGTTAGATGTCGGACCTGGAGTGAAGAATTTCAAAGTTGGTGACAAAGTTGTGTCCATGCTTAACGTATTT AAAGGTGGAGGACTATCCGAGTATGCTGTGAGTAGTGATAATCTGACCGTTTCTAGACCACCAGAGGTATCAGCAGCGGAAGGTGCTGGGCTTCCTGTAGCTGGCCTTACAGCACTCCAAGCCCTCACCTATCACGGAGGTGTTACCCTTGATAAATCCAGCCCAAACACCACCAACATCCTCATCACTGCTGCTTCGGGTGGTGTAGGCCAATACGCCGTCCAACTTGCAAAGCTAGGTAATGTTCATGTCACCGCCACATGTGGGGCCCGCAATATAGACCTCGTGAAAAGCCTGGGTGCTGACGAGGTTCTCGATTACAAAACCCCACAAGGGGCAGCATTGAAAAGCCCATCCGATAGGAAATATGATTTAGTGATCCATTGTGCCACACCTATTCCCTGGTCTACTTTCGAGCCAACTCTTGGCCCTAGTGGGAAGGTCATTGATGTAACCCCGGGGGCGAGTGCGTTTTGGACGGCTGTTGTGAAGAAAATTACATGCTCAAAAAAGAAACTAGTCCCAATTCTTCTGTTTCCAAAAGCTAAAAACCTGGAGTACATGGTTGGGTTGGTGAAAGAAGGAAAGCTTAAAACTGTAATTGACTCGAAATATCCTTTAAACAAAGCTGAAGAGGCTTGGGCAAAAAGCATTGATGGGCATGCTACTGGTAAAATAATTGTAGAGCCTTGA
- the LOC122592693 gene encoding serine/threonine-protein kinase MHK isoform X1, producing the protein MERYRSIEEIGDGTCGTVYKAINLETLEIVAVKKMKRKYYVWEECVNLREVKSLQKLNHPNIIKLKEIVRENNDLFFVFEYMEHNLYHIMRERQRPFTEGEIKDLLTQLLQGLVHIHKSEYFHRDLKPENLLVTKNTLKIADFGMAREVSSAPPFTDYVATRWYRAPEVLLQSSRYTPAIDMWAVGAILAELFTSCPLFPGESEIDQLYKICCVLGAPDWTLFPEARNVSRLMDIAHSAIMPSNFSDLIPNASSEAINLIKQLCSWDPSRRPTAEQCLQHPFFYANMWISRPLGDPPEMKMDNIGSQPNLELNLWDFSRKKDDCYLGLTLAVNPTVSSIEMTHKAGSRRQDLLFQADYEDEGQHPILWSLFPPDHHGLPTQMESSLSLTFSSSIPYSTIGVPQSAGFIMPSLQPNFLTMSPHFQQKGHCR; encoded by the exons ATGGAAAG atatagaagtatagaagaAATTGGTGATGGAACTTGCGGAACTGTATATAAGGCCATTAACTTGGAGACACTTGAAATT GTTGCGGTTAAAAAGATGAAGAGGAAGTATTATGTTTGGGAAGAATGTGTGAATTTGAGGGAAGTTAAG TCCCTCCAGAAATTGAATCATCCTAATATCATAAAGCTGAAGGAGATTGTCAGAGAGAATAATGATTTGTTTTTTGTATTTGAATACATG GAACATAATTTGTACCACATAATGAGAGAACGACAAAGACCTTTTACTGAGGGAGAAATTAAGGATTTGTTGACTCAGTTACTGCAAGGACttgtacatatacataaaaGTGAATATTTTCATCGGGACTTAAAACCTG AGAATTTGTTGGTGACCaaaaatactttaaaaattGCTGATTTTGGAATGGCTAGGGAAGTGTCGTCTGCACCTCCTTTTACTGATTATGTTGCCACTCGCTG GTATCGGGCACCAGAAGTCCTGCTGCAATCTTCTAGATACACTCCTGCCATAG ATATGTGGGCAGTCGGTGCAATACTCGCTGAACTTTTCACTTCATGCCCGTTATTTCCGGGTGAAAG TGAAATAGATCAGCTGTACAAGATATGTTGTGTTCTTGGCGCACCAGACTGGACACTCTTTCCTGAAgcaaggaatgtttctcgcttGATGGATATCGCTCATTCAGCG ATTATGCCTTCTAATTTTTCGGATCTGATTCCAAATGCGAGCTCGGAAGCTATCAATTTGATCAAG CAATTATGCTCCTGGGATCCCTCAAGAAGGCCAACCGCGGAGCAGTGCTTACAACATCCATTTTTCTAT GCTAATATGTGGATTTCTCGTCCGCTTGGAGATCCACCTGAGATGAAAATGGACAATATTG GATCACAACCAAATCTTGAGTTGAATCTCTGGGATTTCAGCCGTAAAAAGGATGATTGTTATTTGGGCTTAACCCTGGCAGTGAACCCTACTGTTTCTAGTATTG AAATGACCCATAAGGCTGGCAGCAGAAGACAG GATCTTCTTTTTCAAGCCGACTATGAGGATGAAGGTCAACACCCTA TTCTTTGGTCACTCTTCCCTCCTGATCACCATGGTCTTCCAACTCAGATGGAGTCTTCCCTGTCATTAACATTCAG CAGTTCAATTCCTTACTCAACAATCGGAGTTCCTCAATCTGCTGGATTCATAATGCCATCTTTACAGCCTAATTTCTTGACCATGTCCCCTCACTTCCAGCAGAAGGGTCACTGTCGTTGA
- the LOC122592693 gene encoding serine/threonine-protein kinase MHK isoform X2: MERYRSIEEIGDGTCGTVYKAINLETLEIVAVKKMKRKYYVWEECVNLREVKSLQKLNHPNIIKLKEIVRENNDLFFVFEYMEHNLYHIMRERQRPFTEGEIKDLLTQLLQGLVHIHKSEYFHRDLKPENLLVTKNTLKIADFGMAREVSSAPPFTDYVATRWYRAPEVLLQSSRYTPAIDMWAVGAILAELFTSCPLFPGESEIDQLYKICCVLGAPDWTLFPEARNVSRLMDIAHSAIMPSNFSDLIPNASSEAINLIKQLCSWDPSRRPTAEQCLQHPFFYANMWISRPLGDPPEMKMDNIGSQPNLELNLWDFSRKKDDCYLGLTLAVNPTVSSIEMTHKAGSRRQDLLFQADYEDEGQHPILWSLFPPDHHGLPTQMESSLSLTFSSIPYSTIGVPQSAGFIMPSLQPNFLTMSPHFQQKGHCR, encoded by the exons ATGGAAAG atatagaagtatagaagaAATTGGTGATGGAACTTGCGGAACTGTATATAAGGCCATTAACTTGGAGACACTTGAAATT GTTGCGGTTAAAAAGATGAAGAGGAAGTATTATGTTTGGGAAGAATGTGTGAATTTGAGGGAAGTTAAG TCCCTCCAGAAATTGAATCATCCTAATATCATAAAGCTGAAGGAGATTGTCAGAGAGAATAATGATTTGTTTTTTGTATTTGAATACATG GAACATAATTTGTACCACATAATGAGAGAACGACAAAGACCTTTTACTGAGGGAGAAATTAAGGATTTGTTGACTCAGTTACTGCAAGGACttgtacatatacataaaaGTGAATATTTTCATCGGGACTTAAAACCTG AGAATTTGTTGGTGACCaaaaatactttaaaaattGCTGATTTTGGAATGGCTAGGGAAGTGTCGTCTGCACCTCCTTTTACTGATTATGTTGCCACTCGCTG GTATCGGGCACCAGAAGTCCTGCTGCAATCTTCTAGATACACTCCTGCCATAG ATATGTGGGCAGTCGGTGCAATACTCGCTGAACTTTTCACTTCATGCCCGTTATTTCCGGGTGAAAG TGAAATAGATCAGCTGTACAAGATATGTTGTGTTCTTGGCGCACCAGACTGGACACTCTTTCCTGAAgcaaggaatgtttctcgcttGATGGATATCGCTCATTCAGCG ATTATGCCTTCTAATTTTTCGGATCTGATTCCAAATGCGAGCTCGGAAGCTATCAATTTGATCAAG CAATTATGCTCCTGGGATCCCTCAAGAAGGCCAACCGCGGAGCAGTGCTTACAACATCCATTTTTCTAT GCTAATATGTGGATTTCTCGTCCGCTTGGAGATCCACCTGAGATGAAAATGGACAATATTG GATCACAACCAAATCTTGAGTTGAATCTCTGGGATTTCAGCCGTAAAAAGGATGATTGTTATTTGGGCTTAACCCTGGCAGTGAACCCTACTGTTTCTAGTATTG AAATGACCCATAAGGCTGGCAGCAGAAGACAG GATCTTCTTTTTCAAGCCGACTATGAGGATGAAGGTCAACACCCTA TTCTTTGGTCACTCTTCCCTCCTGATCACCATGGTCTTCCAACTCAGATGGAGTCTTCCCTGTCATTAACATTCAG TTCAATTCCTTACTCAACAATCGGAGTTCCTCAATCTGCTGGATTCATAATGCCATCTTTACAGCCTAATTTCTTGACCATGTCCCCTCACTTCCAGCAGAAGGGTCACTGTCGTTGA